GTTCATGCCCATTTGTTGTCGTTCATCTCCATGAACCCCTGTCTCCATCCTTCGTGATGCCTTGACTGTCATCTTATTACCCTGGACCTTACCAACCCATACAATGACACAGGATTTAGACTGTTTGAGAATATCAGATTGATTTGCCGGTCTCGTTTCTGAAATCAGTAGCAAATCTGCCGCTTTAGGCTTATAACCTTCTATCGCACAACCATGAGACACCCCCCTCCATTTGTCAAGCTTGATCTCATATGATCCTTTCCCCTTCCTCATTGCATTGACAGACAGAACACTTGCATATGGAGCTTTGGAAATGTCCTCCATGCTTGAACACATGTCACCCCTGACTTCCTCCAAAAGTGGACCGAAAAATGATGTCATGTACTGCTCCATGCTGCTGAATGTTTCTGGGATCTTAGCCACCTGCGACGACACATACATTCCATGAATCCACAGCCTCTTTTTATGGCAATAGGCAAAATGAGTTCACAGAGGAGTTAAGCAACATAAGAGCAGTCATGCTAATTCCTTAGTTCTATTCTTAGTGTAGTTAACATTTTGATTTATGGCATTTCAACTGCAATCATTCTACTCTGGCTAAAAAGGGGGTGTAGGTTGTCTCCATAGCACTACACAAGCAGAAGGTAAATCTGAAATCTACTCCAGCCATCTAGGTAAGTACAATTCAGATACTACCAGACAAAGCATAAACAGTGAATCACTTGGCAcagattcaaaaaaaaagggctaGTGCTTCTAGTGTGCTCTACCAGAAACTGGAAAGCACAAACTCCAAAGCGCACCAGTGGTACGATTTGCAGCGCCACCCATTATTTCACTAATAATAAGCACAATAAACTTCAACAAGCGCATCAGTGGTACGATTGCAGATTTGCAGCCACCCAATACTTCGCTTATTACGCGCAATTACCGGTTCTACACAAAATTAACCACTCATTCGCGATGCGTGAACCCAAAAATGGCCCCATCacaagagagggaaaaaaaaaacggcccCAAGTCCCACCCAATCGATGACGCGAAATTGACACGCATTTCGTCAGATCCACGCCGCTCAATGGCCACTCACGCGAGTGCCACCGGTGCGAATtcgagaggaagaggaggaggaggaggaggctgcggaTGTCGCGAGCCAGCGGAGGTGGTGGCGTCACCTTGTCGCGGAGCAGGTCCTTGTTGAGGATTTGGTCCACCGACCACGAGAGCACCACCTCGGACAGcccctggctccgccactgccaCAGCGAGtcccccgacgacgacgacgacgacgaccccttcCCCGCCCCCGCCTTCATTGCCGCCTGgtgccacccgccgccgccgccgccgccgtcatcgtcgtcgccgtcgctgccgccgtcgaacgcgtgggaggaggagggctccGCGGGATCCGCCTCGCGCCCCcagtctccgccgccgcggcgccgcatTTCGCCGGCGACCGGGAGAGGAAGGAATCGCCGCCTCGCGATTGGTGGGTCAGATTTGGGGGCTAAATTGGAGTAGGTTttagtggatttttttttgtttggtggaTTTTTTTATCCTATTGGAGTATAATAAAGTATGGATCGATCTGTCCCCCTGCACGGCTGCATCCAACGGTTGGGCGGCCGTGATTCGGACAGGCTAGCTAGCTCCAGTGACGCGTAGTACCGGCAcaagctcagctcagctcagctcagccgGTTTGGTCGGCTACTCGGCTGAGTTCGTTCCTTGCAGTTGGGAAATAACCTACCGTACAAGAAGCACCTAATTAATCCCCTGCTACATTACAATACCTCGCTCCTTATACGGGAGCAGCCCTGGCTGAGTATTTTATGTACCGCGAATGGCATACTTTAATAATTTATGATGATCTCTCCAAACAGGCACAAGCTTATCGCCAAATGTCCCTTCTATTAAGAAGACCCCCCGGCCGCGAAGCTTACCCAGGGGatgttttttatttgcattCACGCCTTTTAGAAAGAGCCGCTAAATTAAATTCTCTTTTAGGGGAAGGAAGTATGACTGCTTTACCAATAGTTGAGACTCAATCTAGAGACGTTTCCGCCTATATTCCTACTAATGTAATCTCCATTACAGATGGACAAATATTCTTATCCGCAGATCTATTCAATGCCGGAATTCGGCCTGCTATTAATGTGGGTATTTCCGTTTCCAGAGTAGGATCCGCGGCTCAAATTAAAGCCATGAAACAAGTAGCTGGCAAATCAAAATTGGAATTAGCTCAATTCGCAGAGTTACAAGCCTTTGCACAATTCGCCTCTGCTCTCGATAAAACAAGTCAGAATCAATTGGGGGAAATAACCTACCGTACAAGAAGCACctaattaatcaagtattaaCTTTCTTTTAACAgtttaactatttaaaaaataagaaacgcCCAGAGATCTTCCAGCTAGCTCAATAagatggtgggctagacgacctgggtttGAAGTCTCACCccttataattttttaatattagatCCTTCCCTATATTCGTGTTTTACTATTTGAAAAAcatgcatgtaaaaaaaaaagatgagctGGGAAACTCAGCTGCCAAACACAGACTTGAATTGAGATCACAAACACATGGCAGTATAAATGCAACTTTTGCATTCATATAGGAGCAAGTGTAATAGGATTATTACATCAGTCGATGATAGCAATTGCCAAGTTAGATTTTTGTCgagatggaagagagagaaCTTGAGAAGAGAGATGTGTGGGTGACTAAGAGCAAAAATAATAACGAGCTATAAACtaactataaatttatatgaAATAGTGAAACAACCAAAAATAAAAGGTGTTGGCTCTAATGCAAAATCTAGCTAACACGTGCTTCAGGACAAATACTTTAAATACAGTAGGTGAGAGAGATAGTGAGAAGAAAATATGGAAACAATtatatagttaatttattatatatatattggttttAAGATGGACTAATAGCGGCTAGTGAACTCTACTACTCCAACGCATTCAACGCAGCAATGTGGGCCCAACGAATAGGAACAAGGGAGAAAGCATAGGAGAGAGATTAACAtgagtaaaataaaaattttgatcgtACTATTGCAGTTAGCTATTAGTACCTTAGAGACGGTAAATTATCTATATCTGATGCGGATGAAAATTATAGCCTGCTTACTTCATTATTAATCTTGCTCTAACCATCATTAGATTGAATAACAAAGATTTAGATCGCACAAGAGTATTGTTCATCATATTACCGTATGTACATGTTGAATAGGGGTAGCAGCGCCGGGGGGTCTCCAATCTGGCAGTGGATCCCACATGCCAATATCTACCTTCTTCTTCCCTTCTTTTTCTCCACAGTCCACATCTTTCCCCTTCCCCATCCCCACCCACCCGACGGCCCTCTTCCCAACCAGTGCATGAGGAGGCGGTGGCTCAAGGCTAGGGGGCAAGTGAtggggagccggcggcgccacTGCTGTTTCACGCGATGATGGCCGACGCTAGACAACTACGAGCACATGAGACGATGACGGGATCAACTCCTCGCTGGCCTCCCTCACCGTCGCGCCCTCCCTCCCTTGCCGTCGATGGTGCATACCGGCTCCGTCGCCCTCCTTGTCGAGTTGCGCCGATGGCCGACGTTGAAGAAGGAAGGCGACAGCGGCCAGCAGAGGTGGCGGCAGCTGGCAGGGGAGGCGATGGCCGGTAGGGCCAGCAAACAGCAGCGAGCCACCGAGCCGGCGGGCAGCAATGAACGACGACGGATACGAGAGAGAGAAGCGTGAAGAAAAGCAGAGGTAGGGGCAAAAGCACGTGGGCCCATTGTTTTGGGAGGAGAAATGCACGTGGGGCCCACTGTTAGCTAGTGACTTTGGCTTGACAAGTTTAGACCAAGGGAGAAAGTGTTTTGGACAGCTAGATAGCTTCACCATATATCCAGTTAAAAAGGTTGTTGGAGATGCTTTTAACTCGTGACTTCGGAGCCTCGTGGGTCAACTCTTATCCCCGCATGCGCCCCCGCATTTACTGTCTGCAAATTGCCACCCCTAGCCAGTAGCCGCGTATGACGACGACCAGATCATACATGCTTACGCATGTGCTACCTGCCGGGAAATGCCTCGCATATACTCCTACGTACCGCGCCGAGTCGTCGCCGACCGATACGCGTTGTTTACTGCATGGGTATATCATGATAGCCTGcgactttttttttgcatcgatcaatcgatcatgTGAAACCGTACGTCATGAACTTCCTCACCCTTTCGTTGGTTAAACTTCCTGCGTAATGTCAAcaactgaactttttttttgtttttttagttgaGGCCGGGGATCAACAAAGTGAACTTGACTGACAAATAGTCATGCTTGATCTGATCTGCCAGCTTGATCAACGAGTTGAATTGAGTTAACATCGAT
The sequence above is drawn from the Oryza glaberrima chromosome 10, OglaRS2, whole genome shotgun sequence genome and encodes:
- the LOC127785950 gene encoding ATP synthase subunit alpha, chloroplastic-like, translating into PATLQYLAPYTGAALAEYFMYREWHTLIIYDDLSKQAQAYRQMSLLLRRPPGREAYPGDVFYLHSRLLERAAKLNSLLGEGSMTALPIVETQSRDVSAYIPTNVISITDGQIFLSADLFNAGIRPAINVGISVSRVGSAAQIKAMKQVAGKSKLELAQFAELQAFAQFASALDKTSQNQLGEITYRTRST